The genomic interval TGTGACATTATACCAACGACGGGCGCTTGTAGCTTATAAGCTATACCCAAAGCACAATCACTGTTAAACTGTTCCACAACGATAACATCAAACTTTGGTCTATCTTTAACAAGTTTTTGTACATCTTTATTTGCTAGCATTATTTCACAATTCACTTTACCCGAGTTCGTTAAATATATACCAACTTCGAGAATAGTAAGGAATGACCTATGAAACGGTAAATTATCTTCGATAGCTTCGATACTCCCGGCTAAACTTATGTCATGATAATTCTTCGGCGGGTCAGTTTGCGGAAAGTGTGATATCACTGTTACATTGTGGCCTCGTCTGGCTAATTCTTGTAAATACACtttaaatacaaagaaatgGCTCTTTCCATGATACGGTAGTATACTTAGAATGTTAAGTGAAATAACATTAAACGGTATTATCAGTAATATCGCAATACGTAGTGTGTTTGAGTACATTATTAGAATTACGGACAAGCGCGTCCGTCCGTACGTTTCTGGTTTGTGATTCGAACTGACCTTGCGTGTGTGTTCTAATAGGAAACTTTATGCGCCGtccaattaaaaatacatttctgaGTGTTACCACTTCAAATAATCTTGGGTGTGATTggcaataaattatttgttgaaGTATACTGAAGCTATAacttaataaagatattatgcCTTTGAAAGCatagttatttcttttttagtttAGAATCGCATCTGCAAAAGTATGTTTAAGTAAACTTTATTACTGAGTTAGATAAGTCGCTAGTTCCATTGTATTTTGTTCTGTGTTTATCTACTATATGAGTTATAGATATTGAGATATAGCAGATATTCATTGTAAACTTTGAATAtgcgataatattatttttgcgaTTTCAAATAAGgttgttatttattgatgttatttaattagcaaTATCTTGTATatcttatatgtaatttaaaccTGGAAGAGTGGGACGGCCGGTCTCTCATAGTtccctttaatttatttagtttatttgctGATGATTTAAAACTAAGTAAAACAATTACCAATGACTCAGAAGTAGTGTTACTACAAGAAGATCTACATAAACTAGTTGATTggtgtgataaaaataaaatggtctTGAATATCAACAAATGTCATCATATAAAGTTTACCCGTAAAAAGAACATTATacctacaaaatattatatatctatatggtGAGGAACTGTATGAAGTTAAAGAAATTCGTGACTTAGGGATTATATTGGactcaaaattaatttttaaggaGCATATAGACAAAACTCTTGATTTAGCGAACAGATCTCTCGGCTTTGTTCTGAGATGCTCCAAAGATTTCAAACGTTCTACAAGTGCATTAACGCTATTTAATTGTTTCGTTCGTAGTAGATTAGACTATTGTTGTTCCATCTGGTCCccatttacaaaatttcaaataaacagaatagaaaaagtacaaaaaaagtttcttcgtcAATTGTCATATAGGtttagaataaattttaatacttataatgaaagatacaaatatttcaaaatccaTAGCCTGGAAAACAGACGAAAACTCTTAgcaatgaaatttttatttaatttattcaataatgatATAGACTGTCCAGAACTCTTATCAAGATTTTACTTAAGGGGGCCGTCCTTACGGAACGCTAAAATAGCActtactagtttttaaatatctgaaaactggagcatcgaatatggataaaaaattacatgcagTATCTTAATAGATATGTCTCAAGTTTCACATCatgatatatctaaaatatacatcaataaccCAGCATATTCATCGCCAACATGACTCCAAACACTGAAatcgaccttttttatttagctttactGAGCTATTTAGCTGCtagtttattaatgtatttttgcttaaaaaggGTCTCAAAAGTGCAAATAATAAGTGTACcacattcaatttttattatattacacaatattttagtattttttatttaaatattggttacttttttgcattcgtcgtccatacattttagtatggagaaaatcatttgacggttttgattttttattcgacatcGCTGTCAATAAATCTTCAGTCCCTCCCCAGAGCTCAAGGTGAGagcacgtcaattttatttcgagccgaacattataattacgcgAAACGTCTACGCACACATAGACAAGCGCACATAAGGGTGGGGCCCGAGTGTCGTGGGACGCAATTggtaatttttacttttcaagGAATCAGATGATCTGAACAAGTATGATTGCTAATCggttaatgttttacttatcATTGCTTATTAGTGCAGTCATTTCGTCGAAAAAAAAGGCAGATAAATGACAATGAAAGGCCATGAATTCCGGGGCGCTAAGGCtgccatcttgaaaaaatggtaaaatttgtTCCCGGCAATAACTCGGCAATCCGATGAGATTCGAAAATTTTTACGAGAACCTTTTTTGTACCTTTTTTTGTGCTCTACAAAGATATCTTAATCATTTTCGCGTTCGTCGTTATCGTCATCTTCGTCGTCATCGTTATGAAAATGTCgatcaaaaaagtcaaaaactcagcaaaaatttttgttttaatttttatttttggtcataaatatcgaaaaatttgtAAGATGCATTGCGTAGCTCGATCGGCCGTTCGCTGGAATGGATATTCGAGTTGTGGAGATCATGTTGCACAAGTCTCGTGATTTTGTAGTTTGTCTGAGCCCTATCTGATGAAGTAGATGGTTACCTCGTCGCTCCTGCATGAGCTGCAGAGTCTCTGCTGGAGGAATTTCTTGCCTTCATCTCGCAGAATTCCTACCACTTGTGCAAGTTTCTGGTCAACGTCGTTTGTGGCTTCcaaggcagcgaatcggttgctATCTCCGGCCTGAAGCATGTTAGGTCTAAACGTAGACTTCATCAAATAGGTACGTTCGAGCTTGAAACGAATATCCAGAGTGCCTCGTACGAGTTGGTGATCACTTCCGGTATTAAACCCGGTAACCAAAGAGACATCTCCCAGTATCCGTCGCTTGTCCTTTATGATGAAATCTATCTAATTTTTGGTCATTGCATCGGGGCTTTGCCTGATATGCCTTGGTACATATTTTCCTCTTCATCATCTGAAGGTGTCTTGTTGGGTGCGTAACCTGTACAACTTTGAAGAAGTACGCAACCCCTGTCAACTCACTGGAGATTTCGACAACGTtattaatgagatttaaaattaaaatggctatttttatcatgagactcatgcacaagacattcgtagataatgtccaaATATGGAGCTGCAtctaagaaacataaaaaatatggtaaatatcccatttgtattgaagttattaatGAGGTCCTTATGCACCAAAAACCCGGTCCCGCCTTGAGATTGTTGGTTTCCCTCCCTGAAGTTCATAAGAGGACCCGAATCTAAGTGAttttgtcctctccctctcttcgGACTTCGCAGATACCTCAAaggtattatcttatatatttcagttCCTCTTCCAGTTGCACCAGATGTTCATCAAACCTAATCGTTTGTTAATACGATAAAACTAAACCTAAGTttagttgagtcgagatggcccagtgattagaaggcgtgcatcttaatcgatgattgcgggttcaaacccagcaagcaccgctgattcatgagcttaatttgtctttataatttatcccgtgctctgcggtgaaggttaacatcgtgaggaaaccgaagaacagcgtggtggaatatgttccaaaccttctcctcaaagggagaggaggcctttagccctgcagtgggaatttacaggctgttgttgttgtagggttAGTTTGTTTGTGGGGCCGTTCGTAACACGGAGTTTCTTGGCAGAGCCTGCCCTACTGTTACTGTGGCCACCGCCGTAATCAAGAATAGTAGAATAGTGGAGCCGTGGACATTTTGGTCCTTCTTTTGGAGTAAATGCTATACTCGCCAAGCTTGGCTTTCGGGCTGGAAATCGCAGGGCGTTCACGCATAGGTGACTATGTCTGTATCACTTATTTACGCTGTTTTAGATGTTCATCCTACCATCAATCGGTCGCCAGGGTCGCCTCGTAGATCAGGGTGCACCACATGCAGATGTGGATGACTTGGGGCACTGAGATGAATTTGCGCCCTTTTAGGTACACTTTGACGAGCAATTACAGAAAATCACAAATCGCAATTCGGCATTTGGATACATGATTTCAAGCATcttcaacttttaaaagaaaaaaaaggatttgcATTCTGAATTTACCtctgtaaaatcttaaatattaatgtgcaaAATTTGTAATGTCGAATTAGAAATGCAAAATTGTGAGGATGAAAATTGTGGAAACCTGAATATAAATGAGACTGCTGTGTCTGGTTTTATGTCGAAAGGTACTGGTTATGCTGGATTAAAACAGGTTTCTGCTTATCTTGCAATACCCTGTAAATCTAAAAACCTGTACGATTAATGTTATACATGGAATGGAAGAAGCTGCATAGGAATTTGATTTAGTGTTACTAGACGTCGCAGTAGACATTAACGGAATACCTGTGATCACAGTAGTAACTCATACATGCTCGTCTAACAGATCATACATAAAAAACTACACGGCTCTATCATTTAATCAAAGTCACTctatcgtcatatatttttaaaattatattccaaagtattattatatttctcggtTGACTTAACTGGAGAGTTTTACTGCTTTGGAGCTGCTGTTTTGTGGAGGATTTGCTGCCTCACAgttgcctaatttttttttctaaattccaaatttaaaacgaacgGTAACTCATACCATTGCTCATGATGTTGATGACGTTAGTCtgcttaattcttaaatatttaactgctttattaatacattagttAGTACATAGTGCTAAGcaaaaatgttgatatacatTCCTCTGTGTATTGATGCTTAGTACTTTTTATGAGCAGATCCCGTCAACGGCCCAacccctttatttttatatacctaatataaaataattttaattgaattatttcataaaaaacattttcttgtgtTATTGACTTGTTTAACCaagacaaagattttttatccCCCATAACAccaaaaaatttgttttatttttttgtaaatgtattattagttttttctgcttctgattgtaatttatataaaaaaaaatgttatagatatttttttcatatcgctgttatcttaataattgtcaaattgtaatattttttgtgtttatttaatagattttagtgaaatgaaaaaaaaaaaacaatataattaatatatgcttccgttatttttatttattaaatattagtaagcgattatttaatgtgtctaaaatattctcaaaataataattatttatttagaagcaacaaaagcagttgaaaatctaaaaatcatTAGGTATATAAGGCATCTTATTGCACTCGGACCGCACCCTTtgctaacaaacaatttaaaattgattttgcgagTGACAACCTCATAGCTAATTACATTgctcgtatttaaatgtatttttataaatcctacgTTGTGAAtgcgcaatgaaaatataatttattcgttgcaTCGACAAAAAGCAACTAAGTATTTCAGGGAATGCGTACGATACACCgaaaaatgcaaatgtattattgtaaaatacctatgtgtgtgttcgaaaataaattctCGCTTAGATACTGCGCTCACCACGCAATAATTCTCGTAGTCTTAGTAATTTCTTCTATATACGACCATATAGAACGCAATTTGGTAAAAATTCTATTATTCCGAggttatctttattatatattagtatttgtaAGCAAATTAAGGATTTAGACATCTGCTATGATACGCGCTCTAtgttcatacaaaaaataaatgaatttatttgtacaGCCCAGTTGTAATTAGTGTACTGTTAATGTTACTCCTAAAAGAAATTaattcaatgattttttttaatctagagaaatataaatattaatgttaatttttgtttagatggttaatgctttaatatttattttctaattataataaataataaagcccTTTTATTCCGAACCACagtacaaatacaaaacaataaaatatttatttataatatgtcacGAAGTTCGGCGTGCCTTTTGGCATAGGCCTCCTCCAGCTCTCTCCATTGAGCTCGaattattgacattaaaaacaaagttttaaCTGCATAGGAAGATAAATGTCATgcgttttgtttaaatattaaatgtaacaaaGGTGGCATAGatcacaaaattaaattaatttaacgtagATGACGAAAGCCATTGCCGCAAAATTTTGACATAGATTTCGATAAACCAGCAACTGGAAAGTAGAGACTTAGTAGACGAAACTTagccataatttattttacatatgtgtttacgatttattataaacaatatttttttataaaccaaaTTGCAAAATAAGCTATATTTAGAATTAAAGAGAATACAATTCCTTGAATTGATTTCTGatttagcttaaaataataaaaataaaaattataaattaattagtatttactcATTTAATTgacctttaatttttttgcacCGTTACTAGATAAATCTTTTGatcttaatacaatttttactaCTATTGTTATTGAATATTTGAGAATCGCAATAGTTACGGcgaaaaatatgaacaaaatcGCGAATATGTCTAAACAGAAGTACTGATAAAGAGGAACGTCGGCTGCCGGGGATCTGAAGGTGAAATTCTGATGGCGAGCTGCAAACTCCGTCCAGAAAATTGCAGTATCCATTGCTTTTACTGGACGATCGTGCCAAGCTTTAGACAATAATTTGACTCTTTCCCGGaatctgaaaaatataaatttccatATCAGACACAATTCTTTTTGTATGTGTGGAAAGCGATTTACACTTTAATAATGTCAACAGCCCCAATGAGTCAAGAATTTATATATGTCTTGTTCTTATTATATTCTTTGTAAGATGGTGTGACGTCCACGTGAAAGATTAGGTAATGCGCGTCTCATATTCTTGTGTATATAAAGTGCAACACTGGTTTATCCTCTATTCCTTCACATGATGGCATGTATGGGGTGGAAATTCCGATACAAGTGAAAATAATTTTGGCTCATGGACAACAGCAGTACTTGCTGTCTGAGAGACGTTAACATAAACATTGCCAATTTTCTCAACAGAAAAACCCCATAGCTTTTTAATGGCCTGACTATCGAGTTCTAACTCTGGAAAATATTAGACTTAAACTAGACTAACAAGACCATATACAAGTAGATAaagtaataatgaataatacatTGATATcatgaaagtaattaaaattgattgaatTGATTAGTGCACgtgacatatatttttgttactatacGTACTTAGGATCAaggacaattttaaatttatctagaAGATAATCTTTAGTAAGAAGCTCATAATGTAATTGTACACCAAGACCGCTGTCCTCTATAGCAGCGGCATTTGTTGGTTGATCTCCATAAATTGGCATACCGACTATTGGTACACCATGATAAATCGCTTCTGTGGTGCCTAATAAACCACAATGGGAGTAAAACGCCAAGACTTTTGGATGagctgtaattaaaatattatatttaaaaaatacttatgaatAATAATCTTAATCATCGAGTACTTAGTATCTGACTATATAACCATGTCTTTtcctttttgtattattatttgtattcattGAACAGATTTGAAACTTTTAAAAGTTAGTGTTGTtggtttttgtgttattttaaaggTTGGAAGCTTGTTCTAATTGCTTGTACAATATAGTTAAGTTGTGTTTGTTATTAATACCTAATATGTCGTTTTGTGGCAACCATTTAGCTAAGTAAATGTTTTTAGGGTTGCCAGGAAGGGACTTTTTGTTCCATTTCCAAATAACTCGCTGAGGTAATTCCCCTAAGgcatttattatttcttgtaaCGTATCAGGTGGCAATGTGGATGCTTTCAATAAGGTTCCGAAACTGATGTATATTACACCATGTTCGGAGTCTTCGATAAACTTTTGTAActcctaaaaattaaaaatatattttttcattacaacaaaatatgggttaaatttttaatgtattatatagtgTAAACTGAGTTTTTTATAAtctctatatttatttcaacgGACATGTTTAACTAGAATTTTCTTTAAGCTGCAACTATAAACGCCTAAgtgtgaaaaatatatatgattaaatatcaatacttaCATCAGGCAAAGGTTTCGCTTTTGCTACATGGTAACCACCTACTTCAATAATATTAGACGGCAATAAAGTTGAACCGGATAGCATAAAGTTCTGATATACGAGTACTAACTTTATATCTTTAGCCAATTCTTTTAGTGGGGGTACATCATCAAAAAATTCTCCAATAATATTCTGCTCTAATCGATGAGTTATATGATAAAACACAAAATTGACGTGATTGTATATTATTGTCCTTAAAATTCTTTGAAGAAAGGTTGGATGCGTTCCACCTTCAATGAAATCAAATGTTACATAAGATGGATTGTACGGAACTCCGAATCTGCTGTAATGCCAGGGCATTAACGTATGAGACGTTATTCCTATAACAGGTGCTCCCAAAATATGTGCTAATGCCAATCCACAATCACTATTAAATTGTTCCACAACAACCAAATCAAACTTCGTTTGTGTTGCCCATAGTTTTTGAACATTTTCATCTTCAAATAGTATTCTACATGTGAAAGGTCCACCAAAAGCCTGGAGTATAGTTAAAGAAAGGAAAACTACCAACAGGGATTTCGTGACTGGGTGACTTACTTGAAGAGCTTGTGAATTTTCGCTTAAGTCTATGTCATGGTAGTTTGGTATAGGATCCTTTTGAGGGTAAAACGATATGACCGTCACATTATGACCACGATTTGCCAGTTCCTTTAAATACGGAGCAAATACGAAGAAATGACTTTTTGCTGGTAATGGAAAAACACCTAATATATTTAACGTTTGCACTTCAGTAAAACTGCTTAATGCTATAAACACAatgaatttaaactttaaaaaattcacaatcattttttaaatgttatattaatttgcaCATAATAATTGCTTTTGTCGTGATTGATGTCGTTATGCACTGTTGAAATAATTGGTGgattatcaaaaataatcaaaactgAAATAGATTTAGATTAAGAATGTCcttagatgataaaaatatgttacaattgtTATCAATGAATGTGTATGTCTATCAGCAttaaatataaggaaatattggtttatattttatttcgtatagGTTCAAACGtaaaaacttcaaaaatattctctacttttttaattaatcgtttGAATCTTACCGTTcttagattttatatatttgattaaattaacgCGAATATGAGGTTCTTTATCATATCAAAATTCTTggatttgttataaatatattaactatctaaaacatttttaatgcatgGCTGACAAATACTATTTATTGCAGCTATAAATACATTAGgcttaattctaaataaaaaaaaatacttagtaaAATTTGGCCTActgtgaattaaataatttattaataaaaaataaagtttatttgcaCAAGAATTTTCTAACTAATTACTGCCTAATTTTCAAGTAATCCAGAATATTACtgttttttagatttattagaTCTTTGTAAACTAGATTTGCTAGTAAATATGCATTTTAGTAAAGTCTTTAAAATGCcgatgaatattaaaaataagacaatTAAAACAGATAATATATCTAAGCATAGGTATTGATATAATGGAACATCTGCGGCTGCTGTCCTAAAAGTAAAGTTGTGGTGTTGAGCTGCGAATTCCGCCCAATATACCGCGCTATCCATGGCTGAAATCGGTCGATCATGCCAGGCTTCTGACAACTTCTTGACTCGTTGATTGaatctgattaaaaataatatagatatatcaaGTGAGAACTACCCAAAACTGAAGGCATAAAGCATTGCAGGAGCTTTGTgggaatattattttacaagtattgACAATAAAACTGAAGAAAACAAGACCATGGATTAAGTATATCTCTTTTGATAGTTTTACAGTTAGGAtaacaaaatgtttatgaaaataacataGAGAAAAAAAAGTTGCCATTTACTTACTTAGGGTCTAACACAGTCCTAAGTTTCTCTAAGAGTTTTGCTTTTGATAGTTCATTCAATTGTATCTGAACTCCTAGACCGCTTTCTTCAACAGCAGCTGCGTTTGATGGTTGATCACCAAATATAGGCATTGCTACCATTGGAACACCATGGTATATGGCTTCTGTTGTTCCTAATAAGCCACAGTGGGAATAGAAAGCCAAAACTTTTGGATgcgctgtaaaaataaatacaaactattaATCAGTGAAAggatatttttacttattatcaaaatatagtgTGCAAAGTCTGGTAAAATAGCATAAGTACTCGTAATGTTCAGTATTCTTGCCCTCAACTAATGAAACTGCTGTAGTAAACAAAACAAGACAatatacgattt from Vanessa cardui chromosome 15, ilVanCard2.1, whole genome shotgun sequence carries:
- the LOC124535500 gene encoding UDP-glycosyltransferase UGT5-like; amino-acid sequence: MIVNFLKFKFIVFIALSSFTEVQTLNILGVFPLPAKSHFFVFAPYLKELANRGHNVTVISFYPQKDPIPNYHDIDLSENSQALQVSHPVTKSLLVVFLSLTILQAFGGPFTCRILFEDENVQKLWATQTKFDLVVVEQFNSDCGLALAHILGAPVIGITSHTLMPWHYSRFGVPYNPSYVTFDFIEGGTHPTFLQRILRTIIYNHVNFVFYHITHRLEQNIIGEFFDDVPPLKELAKDIKLVLVYQNFMLSGSTLLPSNIIEVGGYHVAKAKPLPDELQKFIEDSEHGVIYISFGTLLKASTLPPDTLQEIINALGELPQRVIWKWNKKSLPGNPKNIYLAKWLPQNDILAHPKVLAFYSHCGLLGTTEAIYHGVPIVGMPIYGDQPTNAAAIEDSGLGVQLHYELLTKDYLLDKFKIVLDPKFRERVKLLSKAWHDRPVKAMDTAIFWTEFAARHQNFTFRSPAADVPLYQYFCLDIFAILFIFFAVTIAILKYSITIVVKIVLRSKDLSSNGAKKLKVN